In the genome of Xanthocytophaga agilis, one region contains:
- a CDS encoding VWA-like domain-containing protein, with protein MQNILDEVARVGVEFILNEPYYAHFLSSLNKQIDNSFGTMAVGVNGDTYVLYVNPTFWTETLTSKELRLGLVKHEVLHLVFKHVTRLEKHHIPFLYNVAADLVVNQYITRSHLPQTGMFLDTFPDVDLAPFESVDYYYDKLKKVWDTKGCCNSKCEVPSLKKGKGKSSGMDNSSTTGGNGNASGNDAENSEEPSDSSEDNTERPTINTYNLLESIGKNWTEEMLRHKGWDALARLNPVEKSIYDMQLDNLIRISVERAGPKSIGKLPAHLQRYLDLFMIRKVPQLNWRKALRIFSESSRKTYIKNTLKKPSKRYGTVPGIKVKRKQKVLLAIDTSGSIGNEELSTFFSEIYHIWRSGAEVRIVECDAAIGNIYEYRGIVPKTVTGGGGTSFEPPLLYANQEYLPDMMIYFTDGYGSVPKMHLRFPLLWIITKEGIEQSSDTFQQLPGRRVKLRE; from the coding sequence ATGCAAAATATTTTAGATGAAGTAGCACGGGTAGGTGTTGAATTTATTCTCAACGAACCGTATTATGCCCACTTTCTGTCAAGTCTGAACAAACAGATTGATAACTCATTTGGAACCATGGCCGTTGGAGTGAACGGAGATACCTATGTATTGTATGTAAATCCAACATTCTGGACAGAAACCTTAACAAGTAAAGAATTACGTCTGGGTCTGGTAAAACATGAAGTACTGCACCTGGTATTCAAACACGTTACCCGGCTTGAAAAACACCACATCCCCTTCCTGTATAATGTTGCCGCAGACCTGGTGGTAAATCAATACATTACACGGAGCCATCTGCCACAAACGGGTATGTTCCTTGATACCTTCCCGGATGTTGACCTCGCCCCCTTTGAATCAGTAGATTATTACTATGATAAACTGAAAAAAGTGTGGGACACCAAAGGTTGTTGTAACAGCAAGTGTGAAGTACCATCTCTAAAAAAAGGAAAGGGTAAGTCTTCAGGAATGGATAATAGTAGCACTACTGGCGGAAATGGAAATGCGAGTGGAAATGATGCTGAAAATTCGGAGGAGCCTTCAGACTCTTCAGAAGACAATACAGAAAGGCCAACCATAAATACCTATAACCTGCTGGAGTCAATAGGCAAAAACTGGACAGAAGAGATGTTGCGTCATAAGGGATGGGATGCCTTAGCCCGCCTCAACCCAGTGGAAAAAAGTATCTATGACATGCAGCTTGATAACCTGATCCGTATATCTGTTGAACGGGCTGGTCCGAAAAGTATTGGAAAGCTTCCTGCACATCTACAGCGTTATCTTGACCTTTTTATGATCCGTAAAGTGCCTCAGCTTAACTGGCGTAAGGCGTTGCGTATTTTTTCAGAAAGTAGCCGGAAGACGTATATTAAAAACACCTTGAAAAAACCATCCAAACGGTATGGAACTGTTCCAGGCATCAAGGTAAAACGCAAGCAGAAAGTATTACTGGCGATTGATACATCGGGTAGTATTGGAAATGAAGAGCTAAGCACCTTTTTCAGCGAAATTTACCATATCTGGCGGTCTGGGGCAGAGGTCCGTATTGTGGAATGTGACGCTGCTATCGGCAATATATACGAATATAGAGGTATTGTACCTAAAACGGTTACAGGAGGTGGCGGAACCAGCTTTGAACCTCCATTGCTTTATGCAAATCAGGAATACCTGCCTGACATGATGATCTACTTTACAGATGGGTATGGGTCTGTTCCTAAAATGCATCTCCGGTTCCCGTTGTTATGGATTATCACCAAAGAGGGTATAGAACAAAGCAGCGACACCTTCCAGCAACTGCCAGGCAGACGTGTAAAACTCAGAGAATAA